One genomic segment of Ipomoea triloba cultivar NCNSP0323 chromosome 9, ASM357664v1 includes these proteins:
- the LOC116030437 gene encoding protein JASON-like, translated as MGCFFGCFRFGRDGSAPPSDHASRSTFGSKSLTPTAPEPVASRNRSPLSSLFVSEENDEEKSNLQSKEVEKQGCGTPELEFDVKELKDQAKFLKACGTIPETPIEIRKLSEKCKDLSTHNGEVDPLKFHSWLLNSSIEKQNLVSQPDQSPKPTKDCEDWVKESDSPVHTPSSCMTFEEKSNSPTVTSASPTTVPPSTTCRQRSVRFDCKTDMYSTLSKSSFEVDSPNSKASPYPTPLKLTDEMQTPGTVFPTHVDNLANGRFPRIRSQYVYSILNPIESASQLKEVINEDSESSQVSNSKLLFSDMGESVEPSSEANATSEIGLRETSTENNLNVEASLSSWLKPSLRQSSTQPFGRSIHHGKTLGDRPILGMVAAHWNENETSHVSPKWWDGNGIPNSTHKYKEDQKVSWHATPFEERLEKALSEESLVSQRKRMSGSPISFNETEESDTALSQLHNGNQSHHS; from the exons ATGGGTTGTTTCTTtggttgtttccggtttggccGCGACGGTTCTGCTCCTCCCTCTGATCATGCTTCTCGCTCTACCTTCGGTTCCAAATCTCTGACCCCTACCGCTCCC GAACCTGTTGCCTCAAGGAATCGGAGTCCTCTTTCTTCATTATTTGTTTCTGAAG AAAATGATGAAGAGAAAAGTAATTTGCAATCCAAGGAAGTTGAGAAGCAGGGCTGTGGAACTCCAGAGCTCGAGTTTGATGTAAAAGAGCTCAAGGATCAG GCCAAGTTCCTTAAAGCTTGTGGAACCATACCTGAGACCCCAATTGAAATTCGGAAACTCTCTGAGAAATGCAAGGACTTATCAACTCACAATGGTGAAGTGGATCCTCTGAAATTCCATTCGTGGCTCCTCAACTCTTCCATTGAGAAGCAAAATCTGGTTTCACAGCCTGATCAGTCTCCCAAACCTACAAAAGATTGCGAGGATTGGGTAAAAGAATCAGATTCTCCTGTCCATACACCTAGCAG CTGCATGACTTTTGAAGAGAAGAGTAATAGTCCTACTGTCACATCAGCTTCACCAACAACAGTGCCTCCTAGCACTACATGTAGGCAAAGATCTGTTCGTTTTGACTGTAAGACAGATATGTACTCAACCTTGTCAAAAAGTTCTTTTGAAGTTGATAGTCCAAACTCAAAGGCATCTCCCTATCCTACTCCCCTAAAACTAACTGATGAGATGCAAACACCTGGAACGGTTTTTCCAACACATGTAGACAATTTGGCAAATGGAAGATTTCCTCGCATCAGGTCTCAGTATGTGTATTCCATTTTAAACCCCATAGAGAGTGCTTCTCAGTTGAAGGAAGTGATAAATGAAGATTCAGAATCCAGTCAAGTTTCTAATTCCAAATTATTGTTCAGTGACATGGGAGAATCTGTTGAACCATCCAGTGAAGCAAACGCTACCTCAGAAATTGGACTCAGAGAAACCTCAACTGAGAACAATTTGAATGTTGAAGCAAGTTTATCTTCTTGGCTTAAACCATCACTCAGACAAAGTAGTACCCAGCCTTTTGGTAGAAGTATTCATCACGGCAAAACACTGGGAGATAGGCCTATCCTTGGAATGGTTGCTGCTCACTGGAATGAAAACGAAACATCTCATGTCTCGCCTAAATGGTGGGATGGAAATGGAATCCCAAATTCAACTCACAAGTACAAAGAG GACCAAAAAGTAAGCTGGCATGCAACACCATTTGAGGAGAGATTGGAGAAGGCATTGTCTGAAGAATCACTTGTCTCACAAAG GAAAAGGATGAGTGGTTCACCAATCAGCTTCAACGAAACTGAGGAATCAGATACAGCTCTATCTCAGCTGCATAATGGCAATCAATCTCATCATTCATAG
- the LOC116030683 gene encoding switch-associated protein 70 translates to MASNGASRGAEDTKTSLEKIKRQLASGSGRNLLQGPLLKRSETLRKWNERWVILDPTTGKMEYKAKRNEPTVKGTILFDANSTITTSPVNFHGLPKYDGCCFYIGTPQKKDYFLCAETPAAARAWVSTLQATQLVLRAHKEAVNSLSGNGSSKLGTVATVVAAANSTALEASKDIEAAMQISMRNALGAMRIQTPDSPMDDMSIMKETLRVKDEELQNLARELRAKDSTIKELAEKLSETAEAAEAAASAAHTMDEQRKIAFAEIERVRRDSEKQLESSMSKLREFEEKISSLVKERDEVIKHRDSAIQEALLWRTELGKARERVVILEGAVFRAEEKVRVTEADAEARVKEAAQREAAAVKEKQELLAYVNMLQSQLKRQQVDDAKQVFEEKTESCSSNANNLPETKHMDPSEENVDKACLSVSKAIEPVPTESVVHLAVDQTNHQQPIGDSEWSDIQPTESRIADVREVAPDTDGSSLDIPVVTSPVNTHQE, encoded by the exons CTGAGGAAATGGAATGAGAGATGGGTGATCTTAGACCCTACAACCGGAAAAATGGAATACAA GGCCAAAAGGAATGAGCCAACAGTCAAGGGGACCATTTTATTTGATGCAAATAGCACGATAACAACTTCTCCTGTTAATTTCCA TGGACTTCCAAAGTATGATGGCTGTTGTTTCT ATATTGGGACGCCACAGAAGAAGGACTACTTCCTTTGCGCAGAAACCCCAGCTGCAGCTAGAGCTTGGGTGTCTACATTACA GGCAACACAGCTGGTTTTAAGGGCTCATAAAGAGGCTGTAAATTCACTTAGTGGGAATGGTTCAAGCAAGCTGGGAACAGTTGCCACTGTAGTAGCTGCTGCTAATTCAACTGCCCTAGAGGCTTCGAAGGATATTGAAGCTGCAATGCAAATCTCCATGAGAAATGCTTTAGGAGCAATGAGGATCCAGACACCTGACAGCCCTATGGATGATATGTCAATTATGAAG GAGACACTTAGAGTTAAGGATGAAGAGTTGCAAAATTTGGCTAGGGAACTACGTGCAAAGGATTCAACAATAAAAGAATTAGCAGAGAAACTATCTGAAACTGCTGAAGCTGCAGAGGCTGCTGCTTCTGCAGCTCATACCATGGATGAGCAAAGGAAAATTGCATTTGCAGAGATAGAGCGCGTAAGAAGAGATTCAGAAAAGCAATTAGAGTCATCTATGTCAAAG TTGAGGGAATTTGAAGAAAAGATTTCCTCTCTGGTTAAGGAAAGAGATgaagtgataaaacatagagaTTCTGCCATTCAGGAAGCACTTTTATGGCGTACAGAGCTTGGGAAAGCCAGAGAACGTGTGGTCATTTTGGAAGGTGCAGTTTTTCGGGCAGAAGAAAAGGTCAGAGTTACTGAGGCTGATGCTGAAGCTAGAGTAAAGGAGGCAGCACAAAGGGAGGCTGCTGCTGTGAAGGAGAAGCAAGAACTGTTGGCATATGTGAATATGTTACAGTCACAACTGAAAAG GCAACAGGTTGATGATGCTAAACAGGTCTTTGAGGAGAAGACCGAGTCTTGCTCAAGTAATGCTAATAATCTCCCAGAAACAAAGCATATGGATCCATCAGAGGAGAACGTGGACAAAGCTTGTTTAAGCGTCTCGAAAGCTATTGAACCCGTGCCTACAGAGAGCGTTGTTCATCTAGCAGTTGACCAAACCAATCATCAGCAGCCAATTGGAGACAGTGAATGGAGTGATATTCAACCAACAGAATCGAGGATAGCTGATGTAAGAGAGGTTGCACCCGATACAGATGGGAGCAGCTTGGATATACCCGTTGTCACTTCACCCGTAAACACACACCAGGAGTAA
- the LOC116031045 gene encoding proteasome subunit beta type-6 has product MDATLLNGLDSPHSMGTTIIGVTYNGGVVLGADSRTSTGMYVANRASDKITKLTDNVYVCRSGSAADSQIVSDYVRYFLHQHTIQLGQPATVKVAANLVRLLAYNNKNMLQTGLIVGGWDKHEGGKIYGVPLGGTILEQPFAIGGSGSSYLYGFFDQAWKEGMTREEAEKLVVKAVSLAIARDGASGGVVRTVTINSEGVERKFYPGDTLPLWHEEMEAHNSLLDILPSASPEPMVS; this is encoded by the exons ATGGACGCGACTTTGCTCAACGGATTAGACTCGCCTCACTCGATGGGGACCACCATTATCGGCGTCACCTACAATGGTGGTGTCGTCCTCGGTGCCGATTCTCGTACCAGCACAG GAATGTATGTGGCGAATAGGGCATCAGATAAGATCACTAAGCTCACCGACAATGTCTACGTTTGTCGCTCGGGTTCG GCCGCAGATTCGCAAATTGTTTCAGACTATGTTCGTTACTTTCTCCACCAACACAC GATACAACTTGGGCAGCCTGCAACTGTCAAGGTTGCTGCAAACCTTGTCAGATTATTAGCCTACAATAACAAG AATATGCTACAAACTGGTCTTATTGTTGGTGGGTGGGACAAACATGAAGGTGGCAAAATATATGGGGTACCCCTTGGAGGCACAATATTGGAGCAGCCTTTTGCAATTGGAG GATCTGGTTCTTCCTATTTGTATGGCTTCTTTGATCAAGCATGGAAGGAAGGAATGACCCGTGAAGAGGCTGAG AAATTGGTGGTCAAGGCTGTGTCTCTTGCCATTGCTCGGGATGGTGCTAGTGGTGGAGTTGTTCGGACTGTAACT ATAAACTCAGAAGGCGTTGAAAGGAAATTCTATCCTGGTGACACACTTCCTCTATGGCATGAAGAGATGGAGGCACATAATTCTCTCCTTGATATTTTGCCTTCAGCCAGCCCTGAGCCGATGGTTAGTTGA
- the LOC116028924 gene encoding probable glycosyltransferase At5g03795: MHYHNNMWWSSRKALQWRPPYFTWVSVLLLFIIPFAVILSGTASSSFSLFWGYRTWRTRGILSPTSLTNAALNAKQDDERFNIVKEIPHQPPSNRSSSSVHQNGSFNHQNLLQPSPAEGEEEGKNGKEELESKGGHGRNSTSEVAVKRYSKRERVEAVLAKARSAIREAARNGSMISTHHDPDYVPQGPIYHNANAFHRSYLEMEKEFKIYVYSEGEPPIFHNGPCRSIYSTEGRFIHQMEKGNLFRTKDPDEALVYFLPFSVVVMVRYLYVPGAHDMHPIGRTIADYINVISSAHPFWNRSLGLDHFMLSCHDWGPYSTTYVPNLFNNSIRVLCNANTSEGFNPRKDVSLPEINLKTGEIFGLLGGPSPSRRSILAFFAGGLHGHIRHLLLDRWKGKDEDILVYEKLPGGGPSYESMLKNSRYCLCPSGYEVASPRIVEAIYAECVPVLISDGYVPPFSDVLNWKAFSVTVEVKDIENLKTILMGISQRQYLRMHRRVKQVQRHFVINGPPKRFDLFHMIVHSIWLRRLNVRVHDR; the protein is encoded by the exons ATGCATTATCATAATAACATGTGGTGGTCTTCAAGAAAGGCTCTTCAATGGCGGCCTCCATATTTTACTTGGGTTTCGGTTCTCTTGCTTTTCATCATCCCTTTTGCTGTGATCTTATCAGGCACTGCCTCTTCATCCTTTTCGCTGTTTTGGGGCTACCGCACGTGGAGAACTAGAGGGATTCTGAGTCCTACTTCCCTCACCAATGCTGCGTTGAATGCTAAGCAGGACGATGAACGTTTCAATATTGTAAAAGAAATACCTCATCAGCCTCCCTCTAACCGCAGCAGCTCTTCTGTGCATCAAAATGGCTCCTTCAATCACCAGAATCTGCTTCAACCTTCTCCTGCA GAAGGCGAGGAAGAAGGAAAGAATGGGAAGGAGGAGCTGGAGAGTAAAGGAGGGCATGGCAGAAACAGTACAAGTGAAGTTGCAGTTAAGAGGTATAGCAAGAGAGAAAGAGTGGAAGCCGTTTTGGCTAAAGCCAGGTCTGCCATTAGAGAAGCTGCTAGAAATGGCAGTATGATATCTACCCACCATGACCCTGATTACGTTCCCCAAGGCCCCATCTATCACAATGCCAACGCCTTCCACAG GAGTTACTTGGAGATGGAAAAGGAGTTCAAGATATATGTATACTCAGAAGGGGAGCCTCCAATCTTTCACAATGGACCCTGCAGGAGCATATACTCTACAGAAGGCAGGTTCATTCACCAAATGGAAAAGGGAAACTTGTTCAGAACTAAAGATCCAGACGAGGCGTTGGTGTATTTCCTGCCGTTCAGTGTGGTGGTAATGGTTCGGTATCTTTACGTCCCTGGCGCCCATGACATGCACCCCATCGGCCGGACCATCGCCGACTATATCAACGTTATTTCTTCCGCACATCCCTTCTGGAATCGAAGCCTCGGCCTCGATCACTTCATGCTCTCTTGCCATGACTGG GGGCCGTATTCAACAACGTACGTTCCGAATCTGTTCAACAACTCAATCAGAGTATTATGCAACGCAAATACCTCCGAAGGCTTTAATCCCCGGAAAGACGTCTCGTTACCGGAAATCAACCTCAAGACCGGCGAGATCTTCGGACTCCTCGGCGGGCCCTCCCCCTCCAGGCGCTCCATCCTGGCCTTCTTCGCCGGAGGTCTACACGGACACATTAGGCACCTTCTCCTAGACCGTTGGAAAGGCAAAGACGAAGACATCCTAGTGTACGAAAAGCTCCCCGGCGGCGGCCCTTCCTACGAGTCGATGCTGAAAAATAGCCGGTACTGTTTATGTCCGAGCGGGTACGAAGTGGCCAGCCCGAGAATCGTGGAGGCGATCTATGCGGAATGCGTTCCGGTGTTGATTTCGGACGGGTACGTGCCCCCTTTCAGCGATGTTCTGAACTGGAAAGCGTTCTCGGTGACGGTGGAGGTTAAAGATATTGAGAACTTGAAGACGATTCTGATGGGGATTTCTCAGAGACAGTATCTGAGGATGCACAGGAGAGTTAAACAGGTGCAGAGGCACTTCGTGATCAACGGACCTCCCAAGAGATTTGATCTGTTTCACATGATTGTTCACTCGATCTGGCTCAGGAGATTGAATGTTCGAGTTCACGATAGATGA
- the LOC116030402 gene encoding zinc finger protein CONSTANS-LIKE 9-like — MGYICEFCGEQRSIVYCRSDAASLCLSCDRNVHSANALSRRHSRTLVCERCNSQPAVVRCTEERISLCQNCDWMGHSNSGTGSTHKRQAVSCYSGCPSAAELSSIWSFLLDFPSVGDSTCEQGMGSMSITDNHRRDKGTEGKNSSRDLSTIAEGSDEPTENLSTNWMGSSMETLDKRLDNIELPTVSTHPTSPKVCYPGTEDPSIYEDNAFYGDFNMDEVDLSIENYEELFGMSLNDPEHLFENQGIDGLFETEDMSGANSGCKGANAIEGSSIGRVNANQPACSNAASADSVMSCKTEPNPCFARQGQSNISFSNITGESSGGDYQDCGASSMFLMGEPPWGPSGPENSLPSSSRTDAVLRYREKKKTRKFDKRVRYASRKARADVRRRVKGRFVKPGDAYDYDPLNQTRSI, encoded by the exons ATGGGTTACATATGTGAATTCTGCGGGGAGCAGCGATCTATTGTATATTGTCGGTCTGATGCAGCCAGCTTGTGTTTATCCTGTGACCGGAATGTGCATTCTGCAAATGCCCTTTCGAGGCGTCATTCCAGGACACTTGTATGTGAAAGATGCAATTCACAACCCGCTGTTGTTAGATGTACTGAGGAAAGGATATCTCTTTGCCAGAATTGTGACTGGATGGGGCATTCTAATTCCGGTACAGGTTCTACCCATAAGAGGCAAGCCGTCAGTTGTTATTCGGGCTGTCCTTCAGCTGCAGAACTTTCTAGTATATGGTCGTTTCTCTTAGATTTCCCTTCGGTTGGCGATTCCACTTGTGAGCAGGGAATGGGTTCAATGAGCATCACTGATAACCATCGAAGAGATAAAGGGACAGAAGGAAAGAACAGCTCTCGAGATTTGTCGACCATAGCTGAAGGAAGCGATGAACCTACTGAAAATCTGAGCACCAATTGGATGGGGTCATCTATGGAAACTCTTGACAAGAGGCTAGATAATATAGAACTGCCAACTGTATCCACCCATCCCACCTCACCAAAG GTTTGCTATCCTGGAACCGAAGACCCAAGTATATACGAGGATAATGCTTTCTATGGGGATTTCAATATGGATGAAGTTGATCTTAGTATTGAAAATTACGAAGAACTATTTGGTATGTCTCTTAATGATCCAGAGCATCTTTTTGAGAATCAAGGGATTGATGGCCTGTTTGAGACGGAGGACATGTCTGGTGCAAATTCAGGCTGCAAGGGTGCAAATGCCATCGAG GGGTCATCAATTGGACGGGTAAATGCAAATCAACCAGCATGCAGCAATGCTGCATCCGCAGATTCTGTGATGAGCTGCAAGACCGAACCTAACCCGTGCTTTGCAAGACAAGGGCAGTCCAACATCTCATTCTCGAACATCACTGGAGAGAGCAGTGGTGGAGATTATCAGGACTGCGGAGCTTCCTCAATGTTCCTCATGGGAGAGCCACCGTGGGGTCCCTCGGGTCCTGAAAATTCATTGCCTTCAAGTAGCAGGACTGATGCTGTGTTGCGCTacagagaaaagaagaagacaCGCAA ATTTGATAAGCGAGTGAGGTATGCTTCCCGTAAGGCCCGAGCTGATGTTAGGAGGCGTGTGAAGGGACGGTTTGTGAAGCCCGGGGATGCTTATGATTATGACCCACTAAACCAAACAAGAAGCATCTAA
- the LOC116030869 gene encoding probable E3 ubiquitin-protein ligase XERICO, which yields MGFLAYSSSSSDAGIPCRALIMSFAAVVSIIKEVLVCILGYAAGISIVSKWEYDDGALSSPETPISPSEFYISAFKKASRPVHWQNSGRESGEECLVCLEELFDEEDGDGWVYKLVCGHAFHVVCMETWVRHCNLSCPLCRANVVPLLEEEECIYPM from the coding sequence ATGGGTTTTCTAGCTTATTCATCATCGTCATCTGATGCCGGAATCCCATGCAGAGCTCTAATAATGAGCTTCGCCGCCGTGGTTTCCATTATAAAGGAAGTCCTTGTTTGCATTCTTGGATATGCGGCCGGAATAAGCATCGTCTCCAAGTGGGAATATGATGACGGCGCCTTGAGCTCGCCGGAAACCCCCATAAGTCCATCGGAATTTTACATTAGCGCGTTCAAGAAGGCGAGCCGTCCGGTTCATTGGCAGAATTCCGGCAGGGAAAGCGGGGAGGAATGTTTGGTTTGCCTTGAGGAACTGTTTGATGAGGAAGATGGGGATGGTTGGGTGTACAAGTTGGTGTGTGGACATGCGTTCCATGTGGTGTGCATGGAGACATGGGTGAGGCATTGTAATTTAAGTTGCCCTCTTTGTAGGGCTAACGTTGTACCTCTTCTTGAAGAGGAGGAATGTATCTACCCAATGTAA
- the LOC116028657 gene encoding DAG protein, chloroplastic-like — MAALNVSPLFKTLNPRISHSQNLPKTPTFLPLSCPLPSTLPSLIPCALTLQRLPPLRAIGDGEYSSRRGGNDERETIMLPGCDYNHWLIVMEFPKDPAPTREQMIDTYLNTLATVLGSMEEAKKNMYAFSTTTYTGFQCTVSEETSEKFKGLPGVLWVLPDSYIDVKNKDYGGDKYINGEIIPCQYPTYQPKQANRPKSKSKAYVRRRDGPAPASAPAPERRRQEATPESSS, encoded by the exons ATGGCAGCTCTCAATGTCTCTCCACTcttcaaaaccctaaacccccgGATATCTCATTCCCAGAACCTTCCTAAAACCCCAACTTTTCTTCCCCTCTCCTGCCCTCTTCCATCTACTCTCCCGTCTCTCATCCCCTGCGCCCTCACCCTCCAAAGACTTCCTCCGCTGAGAGCCATTGGAGATGGGGAATACTCATCTAGGAGAGGTGGTAATGACGAACGAGAGACTATTATGCTTCCTGGCTGCGACTACAACCACTGGCTCATTGTCATGGAGTTCCCCAAAGACCCTGCCCCTACTAGAGAGCAAATGATTGACACTTATCTAAATACCCTTGCCACTGTTCTTGGCAG catggaagaagcaaagaagaACATGTATGCTTTTAGTACAACCACTTACACGGGATTCCAATGCACTGTATCTGAAGAAACATCTGAGAAGTTTAAGG GATTACCTGGAGTTTTGTGGGTCTTGCCTGATTCTTATATAGATGTCAAGAACAAGGATTATGGAG GGGATAAGTACATCAATGGAGAGATAATTCCTTGCCAGTACCCTACATACCAACCCAAGCAGGCTAACCGCCCAAAAAGCAAGAGTAAAGCATATGTGAGAAGAAGAGATGGTCCTGCTCCTGCTTCTGCTCCTGCTCCTGAAAGGCGGAGACAGGAAGCCACTCCTGAATCTTCCTCCTAG